From a single Kwoniella shandongensis chromosome 9, complete sequence genomic region:
- a CDS encoding 60S ribosomal protein eL34, with protein sequence MAQRVTLRKRQPYNTTSNRRRVVKTPGGKLVVHHLKKLASSPKCGDCGDALAGVPALRPRQYATLSKRQKTVNRAYGGSVCATCVKQRITRAFLIEEATIVKRVLKAKAAASKK encoded by the exons ATGGCCCAACGAGTCACCCTCCGAAAGCGACAGCCTTACAACACCACCTCGAACAGGAGGAGGGTCGTCAAGACTCCCGGTGGTAAATTGGTCGTCCACCACTTGAAGAAGCTTGCT TCCTCTCCCAAGTGTGGTGACTGTGGTGATGCTCTTGCCGGT GTCCCCGCTCTCCGACCCCGTCAAT ACGCTACCCTCTCCAAGCGACAAAAGACCGTCAACAGGGCTTACGGCGGTTCCGTCTGTGCCACTTGTGTCAAGCAGCG AATCACCCGAGCGTTCTTGATCGAGGAGGCTACCATCGTCAAGCGTGTGCTCAAGGCCAAGGCCGCTGCTTCCAAGAAGTAA